The Nitrospira sp. genome includes a region encoding these proteins:
- a CDS encoding ATP-dependent metallopeptidase FtsH/Yme1/Tma family protein: MDPKQRQFSIWYMFIALWVLILIQTFLPSLFNPTEIPYSEFKSAVEANKVTEVTVSPQVIHGKMKEDKVFHTIRIEDPDLLRSLAQHQVKVTGMIESTLFRDLLSWILPIVLFFGVWWFLLRRMGQSQGFMTVGQSKAKIYMEKEVKVTFADVAGVDEAKEELEEIIEFLKTPEKFRRLGGKIPKGILLVGPPGTGKTLLAKAVAGEAGVPFFSISGSEFVEMFVGVGAARVRDLFEQAKSKAPCIIFIDELDALGKARG; the protein is encoded by the coding sequence ATGGATCCCAAACAACGACAATTCTCCATCTGGTACATGTTCATTGCCCTCTGGGTGCTGATTCTGATCCAGACCTTTCTCCCATCCCTGTTCAACCCCACCGAAATCCCTTACAGCGAATTCAAATCCGCCGTGGAAGCGAACAAGGTCACCGAGGTGACGGTCTCGCCGCAAGTCATTCACGGCAAGATGAAGGAAGACAAGGTCTTCCATACCATTCGCATCGAAGACCCGGACCTCTTGCGCAGTCTCGCGCAACACCAGGTGAAGGTCACGGGGATGATCGAAAGTACGCTGTTCAGGGACCTGTTGTCCTGGATCCTGCCGATCGTGCTGTTCTTCGGCGTCTGGTGGTTCCTGCTGCGTCGCATGGGCCAAAGCCAAGGCTTCATGACCGTCGGGCAAAGCAAGGCCAAGATCTACATGGAAAAGGAAGTGAAGGTGACCTTCGCCGATGTGGCCGGTGTCGACGAAGCGAAAGAAGAACTGGAAGAAATCATTGAGTTTCTCAAAACCCCGGAGAAGTTCCGTCGGTTGGGGGGCAAGATTCCCAAAGGCATTCTCTTGGTCGGCCCTCCAGGAACCGGAAAAACCCTTCTCGCCAAAGCCGTGGCGGGCGAAGCAGGCGTGCCGTTTTTTTCGATCAGCGGCTCGGAGTTCGTGGAAATGTTCGTCGGCGTGGGCGCAGCTCGCGTCCGCGACCTCTTCGAACAGGCCAAGAGCAAGGCGCCGTGCATCATTTTCATCGACGAACTCGACGCGCTGGGGAAGGCTCGCGGAG
- the metG gene encoding methionine--tRNA ligase, with amino-acid sequence MSNRDTFYITTPIYYVNDVPHIGHAYTTVAADVLARYWRLRGRDVFFLTGLDEHGQKVQQAAAKAGIDPQAHCDRLAPQFTNLWERLNISHNAFIRTTDNPHQAVVQRYLQQLFDKQLIYKADYTGWYCTFDERFWTEKDVVGGLCPDCKRPIEQLREHNYFFKMGQYQERLQRHILEHPDFIRPESRRNEVLGFLQSQKLGDLSISRPTSRLSWGIELPFDKGYVTYVWFDALVNYMSALEYLPLGQPAGLRYWPANVHLVGKDILTTHAVYWSTMLMALEHPLPHSIFAHGWWTVDGEKMSKSRGNVVDPNAMLDKYGADAFRYFLLREVPFGQDGDFSRNALVTIINSALANGIGNLLSRTLTMIERSCAGVIPERGPAVLPELEQRIEELAKHLPGKTETGFNALQFRDVLLTIEELNGLCDEYIDKSAPWKLAKQPEAQPQLHTVLNISARALRLLALLLYPFMPKAAAQMIQQLGLSLDLFRPLTPEAVNWDAPLAGSKIQKGSGLFPRILLAEPGEYKIIGSDAKLVKGGRPVSDTPATPQPTAATPAAAPAAPQTPAPATTPTAPAAAQPVQISIDDFMKIQLKAAKVLAAERVPKSEKLLKLQVSLGAEQRQIVAGIGKKYEPESLVGKTIVIVANLKPAKLMGIESQGMVLAAGDSEVRGLATFAEDVEPGTKVK; translated from the coding sequence ATGAGCAATCGCGACACTTTCTACATCACGACACCGATCTACTACGTCAACGACGTACCGCACATCGGCCACGCCTACACCACCGTCGCCGCGGATGTGCTTGCCCGGTATTGGCGGTTGCGCGGACGCGACGTGTTTTTTCTGACCGGCTTGGATGAGCACGGGCAGAAAGTGCAGCAGGCCGCCGCGAAGGCCGGCATCGATCCGCAAGCCCATTGCGATCGCCTCGCGCCACAGTTCACAAACCTCTGGGAACGGTTGAACATTTCCCACAACGCCTTCATCCGTACCACCGATAATCCCCACCAAGCGGTGGTTCAACGGTATCTTCAACAGTTGTTCGATAAGCAATTGATTTACAAAGCAGACTACACAGGATGGTACTGCACGTTTGATGAACGGTTCTGGACAGAAAAAGATGTTGTCGGTGGGCTTTGTCCAGACTGCAAGCGACCGATCGAGCAACTGAGGGAACACAATTATTTCTTCAAGATGGGCCAGTATCAGGAACGGCTGCAGCGGCACATCCTGGAGCATCCGGACTTCATCCGGCCCGAATCGCGCCGCAATGAGGTCCTGGGATTTTTACAGTCCCAAAAGCTCGGCGACCTCTCGATCTCACGACCCACATCACGACTGTCCTGGGGCATCGAGTTGCCCTTCGACAAAGGCTATGTCACCTATGTGTGGTTCGACGCGCTCGTGAATTACATGTCCGCGCTTGAATACTTACCCCTGGGACAACCGGCCGGCTTGCGTTACTGGCCCGCGAACGTCCATTTGGTCGGGAAAGATATCCTCACCACACATGCCGTCTACTGGTCCACCATGTTAATGGCGCTGGAGCACCCCCTGCCGCATTCCATCTTTGCGCATGGCTGGTGGACGGTGGACGGCGAGAAGATGTCCAAGAGCCGCGGCAACGTCGTCGATCCCAACGCTATGCTGGATAAGTACGGCGCTGACGCCTTTCGCTATTTTCTACTGCGCGAAGTGCCATTCGGACAGGACGGCGATTTCTCACGCAACGCGCTCGTGACCATCATCAACAGCGCACTCGCCAATGGCATCGGGAATCTCCTAAGCCGCACGCTCACCATGATCGAACGTTCCTGCGCCGGCGTGATCCCCGAACGGGGCCCGGCCGTGCTGCCGGAGTTGGAGCAACGGATTGAGGAGTTGGCCAAGCACTTGCCCGGCAAAACCGAAACCGGCTTCAATGCCCTGCAGTTCCGCGACGTGCTGCTCACGATCGAAGAACTCAATGGCCTCTGCGATGAATACATCGACAAGAGTGCGCCCTGGAAACTGGCGAAGCAGCCGGAGGCACAACCGCAATTGCACACGGTGTTGAACATTTCCGCCCGCGCCCTTCGACTGCTGGCGTTGCTGCTCTACCCATTCATGCCCAAGGCCGCGGCACAGATGATCCAGCAACTTGGGTTGTCGCTGGACCTTTTCCGACCACTGACGCCAGAGGCCGTAAATTGGGATGCACCGCTCGCCGGCAGCAAGATCCAAAAAGGATCCGGCTTGTTCCCCAGAATCTTGCTGGCTGAACCTGGTGAATACAAGATAATCGGATCTGATGCAAAGCTTGTCAAAGGAGGACGCCCTGTGAGTGATACTCCCGCAACCCCGCAACCGACTGCCGCTACCCCCGCTGCAGCTCCCGCTGCGCCGCAAACTCCTGCTCCGGCCACCACGCCGACTGCCCCGGCCGCCGCACAGCCTGTCCAGATCAGCATCGACGACTTCATGAAGATTCAACTCAAGGCCGCCAAGGTACTGGCAGCCGAACGCGTGCCGAAATCCGAGAAGTTGCTCAAACTCCAAGTCAGTCTCGGCGCCGAGCAGCGGCAAATCGTCGCCGGCATCGGCAAGAAATATGAACCGGAAAGCCTGGTCGGCAAAACCATCGTCATCGTGGCGAACCTCAAACCGGCGAAGCTCATGGGCATCGAATCACAGGGGATGGTCCTTGCGGCGGGCGACAGCGAAGTGCGAGGGCTCGCCACCTTCGCCGAAGACGTGGAGCCCGGCACCAAAGTGAAATGA
- the holB gene encoding DNA polymerase III subunit delta': MPFADVIGHEHAKTLLQSAMLQNRLAHAYLFHGEDRIGKRLLALRLAQTLLCETVSDARQPDACGACRACRQVDARTHPDFLVIEPDQEMANPQIKIESIRDIEHQMIYRPLIGNRKICLIDEADRMTIGAANALLKTLEEPPDHSLFILVSSRPYALPATIRSRCQSLRLTPPAQTQVEAAVILKRELPPADARFLALLSDGQLGRALECDLEQARTNQKEFATIFSAKGLQSFSTVLAAAEALAKGDRGPETFDWLLRWLRDLLLIAVGAGADHILNLDQRADMQKLAERVDIDALLTLIGDLDQLERQAHRNLNIQIALETILLRVRQLLTPPGTADRSR; the protein is encoded by the coding sequence ATGCCCTTCGCTGACGTCATCGGACACGAGCACGCGAAGACCCTGCTGCAATCGGCGATGCTGCAGAACCGGCTGGCCCATGCGTATCTCTTTCACGGCGAAGACCGCATCGGCAAACGGCTCCTCGCCCTGCGATTGGCGCAAACGCTGCTCTGCGAGACGGTCTCGGACGCCCGCCAGCCAGACGCGTGTGGCGCCTGTCGAGCCTGCCGCCAGGTGGATGCGCGCACGCATCCGGATTTTCTGGTCATCGAACCGGATCAGGAAATGGCCAATCCCCAAATCAAAATTGAGTCCATTCGAGACATCGAGCATCAGATGATCTACCGCCCGCTGATCGGCAACAGAAAAATCTGCCTGATCGACGAGGCGGATCGCATGACCATCGGCGCCGCCAACGCGCTGCTAAAAACATTAGAGGAGCCCCCCGACCACAGTCTGTTTATCCTGGTGTCCAGCCGCCCCTATGCGCTGCCGGCCACAATTCGCTCCCGCTGCCAATCCCTGCGACTCACGCCGCCGGCGCAAACGCAAGTGGAAGCCGCCGTCATCCTCAAGCGCGAACTCCCTCCCGCCGACGCACGCTTTCTGGCGCTGCTCAGCGACGGGCAACTGGGGCGCGCGCTGGAATGCGATCTCGAACAAGCGCGCACCAATCAAAAAGAATTCGCCACCATCTTTTCCGCCAAAGGCCTCCAATCCTTCTCCACCGTGCTCGCCGCCGCGGAAGCCCTCGCCAAAGGGGATCGCGGCCCGGAGACATTCGATTGGCTGCTGCGCTGGTTACGCGACCTGCTGCTCATTGCGGTCGGCGCCGGTGCGGACCACATCCTCAATCTCGATCAACGGGCCGACATGCAGAAACTGGCCGAACGCGTCGACATCGATGCGTTACTGACGCTGATCGGGGACCTCGACCAGCTTGAACGCCAAGCGCATCGCAACCTGAACATTCAGATCGCGCTCGAAACCATCTTGCTGCGAGTCCGCCAACTCCTGACTCCGCCAGGCACCGCCGACCGTTCACGATAA
- a CDS encoding dTMP kinase, with protein sequence MMMKRHQPPRGLFITLEGIEGSGKSTQGRLLGEYLRHQGYSTVETREPGGTPLAEKIRAALLDRAEEPVAAETEAFLVLAARRQHVIQVIEPALARGAIVLCDRFSDSTLAYQGYARGLDVPLLERLNRLATHAVTPDLTLLFDLPVATGLARRRSATETNRLDRESLRFHQKVRAGFLDLAKRHPRRMHIVSARASQETVARAVIRTVAPALSRLRGQHGRPTTPPATPPRTTQVRHALR encoded by the coding sequence ATCATGATGAAACGCCATCAACCTCCGCGAGGTCTCTTCATCACCCTGGAGGGTATCGAAGGATCCGGAAAATCCACCCAGGGCCGTCTCCTCGGAGAGTACCTACGCCACCAGGGATACAGCACCGTGGAAACCCGGGAACCGGGCGGAACGCCGCTCGCGGAAAAAATCCGCGCGGCCCTGCTCGACCGGGCAGAGGAGCCGGTGGCCGCGGAAACCGAAGCCTTTCTGGTGTTGGCGGCTCGACGCCAACATGTCATCCAGGTGATCGAGCCGGCCCTGGCGCGCGGCGCCATCGTCCTCTGCGACCGGTTCAGTGACTCCACCCTCGCGTACCAAGGCTACGCCCGAGGGCTGGATGTACCCTTGCTCGAACGGCTCAACCGGCTCGCGACACACGCCGTCACGCCTGACCTCACGCTGCTGTTCGATCTTCCCGTCGCCACCGGACTGGCACGGCGGCGATCCGCCACGGAGACGAATCGACTCGACCGCGAGTCCCTGCGATTCCATCAAAAAGTTCGCGCCGGGTTCCTCGATCTGGCAAAGCGCCATCCCCGACGCATGCACATCGTGTCTGCGCGTGCCTCTCAGGAGACAGTTGCCCGCGCGGTTATCCGTACCGTGGCACCAGCACTCAGTCGGCTGCGGGGCCAACACGGTCGGCCCACAACGCCACCTGCCACCCCACCACGCACCACACAGGTCCGCCATGCCCTTCGCTGA
- a CDS encoding DUF502 domain-containing protein, translated as MVQASLKRYFLTGLLVMIPIWGTILILKTLFVSLDGILGDAAARLVTPGYYVPGLGIIALILLIFMTGLFAANFIGRHVVRQWERLLNRVPVVRGIYSTLKSMMDILSFAEREAYRRVVLIQFPKNGHYCFAFVTGVTKGEMQQLSPDPLVHVYVPTSPNPTSGYFLLVPEREVIAVDITVEEAMKLIVSGGLYTPNPSSGTSSPAGGKPWTSIKQPDAGVQVG; from the coding sequence ATGGTGCAAGCTTCATTAAAACGGTATTTTCTCACCGGTTTGCTGGTGATGATCCCCATTTGGGGCACCATCCTGATTCTGAAGACCCTGTTCGTCAGTTTGGATGGCATTCTCGGCGATGCGGCCGCCCGGCTGGTGACTCCAGGGTACTACGTGCCCGGCTTAGGCATCATCGCGCTCATCCTGCTCATTTTTATGACCGGCCTGTTCGCCGCGAATTTCATCGGTCGCCATGTGGTGCGGCAGTGGGAGCGGCTGCTCAATCGTGTGCCGGTCGTGCGCGGGATCTATTCCACTCTCAAGTCGATGATGGACATTCTGTCGTTCGCGGAGCGTGAGGCCTATCGCCGGGTGGTGCTGATTCAGTTTCCCAAGAACGGTCATTATTGTTTTGCATTTGTGACCGGTGTGACGAAGGGCGAAATGCAGCAACTGTCCCCGGATCCGCTCGTGCACGTCTACGTGCCGACCTCGCCCAATCCCACATCCGGGTATTTCCTGTTGGTGCCTGAACGCGAAGTGATTGCCGTGGACATCACGGTCGAAGAGGCCATGAAGCTGATTGTGTCGGGCGGACTCTATACCCCGAATCCGTCGTCGGGTACTTCCTCACCGGCCGGCGGCAAACCGTGGACATCGATCAAGCAACCCGATGCAGGCGTGCAGGTCGGTTGA
- the glmU gene encoding bifunctional UDP-N-acetylglucosamine diphosphorylase/glucosamine-1-phosphate N-acetyltransferase GlmU: protein MTHSSHDNALSSSVPGLGVIIMAAGLGKRMKSSLAKVLHPVAGRPMVLYVLDIACNLAEQGVAVIVGHQGTDVRKVVDAVGGQVAVAEQAKQLGTGHAVLQARPVFGNVAHCRPTRYLILNGDTPLLTEQTVRELLAMHDAQGAAVTLLTAVLDDATGYGRVIRHRREEWLEGAADNRVQSIVEHKDASEAERLVREINVGTYVVDGDFLFPALDKLDPRNAQGEYYLTDIVQMAVQQGRTVSALRLRDIDEGLGINSRVQLAEAEGVIRHRIRERWLEAGVTMRDPASTWIDAEVAIGRDTLLYPNVTLEGRTVIGEETIIHSGTRITDCRIGNRVEILDHCIFRESQVEDESHLGPFVHLRPGVVVRRKGKVGNFVEMKKTELGEGSKANHLSYLGDATIGQGVNIGAGTITCNYDGYKKFQTVVGDGVFIGSDVQLVAPVTVGQGAVIAAGATVTQDVPADALVIARVPQVTREGWAARRRALQSGQTPPPAPKPVPVVKTRTSAKPAKATSKPKAARRVVKKKQPAVQRSKRR from the coding sequence ATGACTCATTCATCGCACGACAACGCCTTGTCTTCCTCCGTACCGGGGCTCGGCGTCATCATTATGGCGGCGGGACTCGGCAAGCGCATGAAATCGTCCCTGGCGAAGGTGCTCCATCCGGTCGCCGGGCGACCGATGGTGTTGTACGTGCTCGACATTGCCTGCAACCTGGCCGAGCAGGGCGTGGCGGTGATCGTCGGCCATCAAGGCACCGACGTACGGAAGGTCGTGGATGCGGTTGGTGGGCAGGTCGCCGTTGCCGAGCAGGCGAAGCAGTTGGGGACAGGCCATGCGGTGCTGCAAGCGCGTCCGGTGTTCGGCAATGTTGCGCATTGCCGGCCGACTCGCTATTTGATCCTCAATGGGGACACGCCCTTGCTGACGGAACAGACGGTGCGGGAACTCCTCGCGATGCATGATGCGCAAGGCGCGGCCGTGACGCTGTTGACCGCGGTGCTCGACGATGCAACCGGATATGGTCGCGTGATTCGCCATCGTCGCGAGGAATGGTTGGAAGGCGCCGCGGACAACCGCGTGCAGAGCATCGTAGAACATAAGGATGCGTCCGAGGCCGAACGGCTGGTGCGTGAAATCAATGTGGGTACGTATGTCGTCGACGGCGACTTTCTCTTTCCGGCGCTCGACAAGCTCGATCCCCGGAATGCACAAGGCGAGTACTATCTGACCGACATCGTGCAAATGGCGGTGCAGCAGGGACGCACCGTGTCGGCCTTGCGGTTACGCGATATCGACGAAGGACTGGGGATCAATAGTCGCGTCCAGCTGGCCGAAGCCGAGGGCGTGATTCGGCACCGGATCAGGGAGCGTTGGCTGGAGGCTGGCGTCACGATGCGGGATCCTGCGTCCACGTGGATCGATGCCGAGGTGGCGATCGGCCGCGACACGTTGCTGTATCCGAATGTCACGCTCGAAGGCCGGACGGTGATCGGGGAGGAGACGATCATCCATTCGGGGACGCGGATCACCGATTGTCGCATCGGCAACCGAGTGGAAATTTTAGACCACTGCATCTTTCGCGAATCGCAGGTGGAAGATGAGTCGCACCTTGGCCCGTTTGTGCATTTGCGGCCCGGTGTGGTCGTGCGCCGCAAGGGGAAAGTCGGCAACTTTGTCGAGATGAAGAAAACGGAACTCGGCGAGGGGTCGAAGGCCAACCATTTGAGTTATCTCGGTGATGCGACGATCGGCCAAGGCGTGAATATCGGCGCCGGTACGATTACTTGCAATTACGACGGATACAAGAAATTTCAGACGGTCGTCGGGGACGGCGTCTTCATCGGCAGCGATGTGCAGCTGGTTGCACCCGTGACCGTCGGGCAGGGCGCGGTGATCGCAGCCGGCGCTACCGTCACGCAGGATGTGCCCGCGGATGCGTTGGTCATTGCACGCGTGCCTCAGGTGACGCGTGAGGGATGGGCTGCCAGACGGCGCGCGTTGCAGAGCGGGCAGACGCCCCCTCCTGCGCCGAAGCCCGTGCCCGTCGTGAAGACCCGCACGAGTGCCAAGCCCGCGAAGGCGACCTCGAAGCCGAAGGCTGCGCGCCGTGTGGTCAAGAAGAAACAACCGGCAGTTCAACGTTCGAAACGGAGGTAA
- the glmS gene encoding glutamine--fructose-6-phosphate transaminase (isomerizing) yields the protein MCGIVGYVGNQDAVPILLNGLSKLEYRGYDSAGVAIQRGEKIEIRRSVGKLINLQKSLEQKAITGMCGIGHTRWATHGKPSEQNAHPHRSESCVLVHNGIIENYVELKQRLVKDGYKFQSETDTEVVAHLIDTHMKKGKLHLADAVRATAREIRGSYAIAVISEREPGLLIAARSGCPLVIGRTAEASFVGSDVMAMLSHTRDVTFLEEGDVVEVTAGGVAFTDLDGRTVTRKKTKVTWDASAAEKSGYPHFMLKEIHEQPQTILDTIRGRYSYESGEADLPDIGLTPKQFADVGRIWIVACGTSWHAGLVGKYLLEEMVRTPVQVDIGSEFRYRDPLIEKNDLFITISQSGETADTLAAAREAKQKGARVVSIVNVVGSTLARESDGVLYTHCGPEIGVASTKAFTSQLAALYMLALHLGRVRGVLSVADGKAWLDRLVTVPALVKHVLGREAEILAIAKRYYKKPDFLYLARGINFPIALEGALKLKEISYIHAEGYAAGEMKHGPIALIDKDMPVVVLAPRDRLYEKTVSNLMEVKARRAPVIAFVAEGERELGKIADAVFTIPDVHPLLSPILFTIPLQLLAYHIAVLRGEDVDQPRNLAKSVTVE from the coding sequence ATGTGTGGCATCGTTGGCTACGTGGGAAATCAGGATGCGGTCCCGATTTTGTTGAACGGGTTGTCGAAGCTGGAGTATCGCGGGTATGACTCGGCCGGAGTGGCGATCCAGCGTGGGGAGAAGATTGAGATCCGGCGCAGCGTCGGGAAGCTGATCAATTTGCAGAAGTCGCTGGAGCAGAAGGCGATCACCGGCATGTGCGGCATCGGCCATACGCGCTGGGCGACGCACGGCAAGCCCTCCGAGCAGAACGCGCATCCGCATCGCTCCGAGAGCTGCGTGCTCGTGCATAACGGCATCATCGAGAACTATGTCGAACTCAAGCAGCGTCTCGTCAAAGACGGGTACAAGTTTCAGTCGGAGACGGACACGGAAGTGGTTGCGCACCTGATCGATACCCACATGAAAAAGGGCAAGCTGCACTTGGCGGATGCGGTCCGTGCGACGGCGAGGGAGATTCGCGGCAGTTATGCCATTGCGGTGATTTCGGAGCGTGAGCCCGGCCTGTTGATTGCGGCGCGGTCGGGTTGCCCGCTTGTGATCGGCCGTACTGCCGAGGCTTCGTTCGTCGGGTCTGATGTGATGGCGATGTTGTCTCACACTAGGGATGTGACATTCCTGGAAGAAGGCGATGTCGTCGAGGTGACGGCGGGCGGCGTCGCGTTTACGGATCTCGACGGCCGGACGGTCACGCGGAAGAAAACCAAGGTGACCTGGGATGCGTCTGCAGCGGAAAAGAGCGGCTATCCCCATTTCATGTTGAAGGAGATTCACGAACAGCCCCAGACGATTCTGGATACCATTCGCGGACGTTACTCCTACGAGAGCGGCGAGGCCGACCTGCCGGACATCGGTCTGACGCCGAAACAGTTTGCCGACGTGGGGCGCATCTGGATCGTGGCGTGCGGCACCAGTTGGCACGCGGGCCTGGTCGGCAAGTATCTGTTGGAGGAAATGGTTCGCACGCCTGTCCAGGTCGATATCGGCAGCGAATTCCGGTATCGCGATCCGTTGATCGAGAAGAACGATCTGTTCATCACGATTTCGCAATCGGGGGAAACCGCGGACACCTTGGCGGCCGCCCGGGAAGCCAAGCAAAAAGGCGCGCGGGTTGTGTCGATCGTCAATGTCGTGGGCAGCACGCTGGCTCGCGAATCGGATGGCGTGTTGTACACGCACTGTGGCCCTGAAATCGGCGTCGCGTCGACGAAAGCCTTTACCAGTCAGTTGGCGGCGCTCTACATGCTGGCCCTGCACCTCGGCCGGGTACGGGGCGTCTTGAGTGTGGCGGACGGGAAGGCCTGGCTGGACCGCCTGGTCACGGTGCCGGCATTGGTGAAACATGTGCTGGGTCGGGAAGCCGAGATTCTCGCGATTGCCAAGCGGTACTATAAGAAACCGGACTTCCTGTATCTGGCGCGGGGGATCAATTTTCCGATCGCACTCGAAGGCGCGCTCAAGCTCAAGGAAATTTCCTATATCCATGCTGAGGGCTATGCCGCCGGGGAAATGAAGCACGGGCCGATCGCGCTGATCGATAAGGACATGCCGGTGGTGGTATTGGCACCCCGTGACCGGTTATATGAAAAGACGGTCAGCAACCTCATGGAGGTCAAGGCGCGCCGGGCTCCGGTGATTGCGTTCGTCGCCGAGGGGGAGCGTGAGTTGGGAAAAATCGCTGACGCGGTGTTCACGATTCCTGACGTCCATCCGTTGCTGTCGCCGATTTTGTTCACGATTCCGTTGCAGTTGTTGGCCTATCACATCGCCGTGTTGCGCGGGGAAGATGTGGATCAGCCGCGGAACCTGGCCAAGAGTGTGACGGTGGAATAG
- the gatC gene encoding Asp-tRNA(Asn)/Glu-tRNA(Gln) amidotransferase subunit GatC: MEITKQEVEKVAKLARLALSEAETTAFSQQLNQIVAYVQKLKTFSTEGVEPTSTVLGQSNVFRPDAVEASLSPEQAVGNAPDAEASCFRVPKIIQES, encoded by the coding sequence ATGGAGATTACGAAGCAGGAAGTCGAGAAGGTGGCCAAGCTGGCGCGGCTGGCGTTGAGCGAAGCGGAGACGACGGCCTTCTCGCAACAGTTGAATCAGATTGTGGCGTATGTCCAGAAGCTCAAGACGTTTTCCACGGAAGGCGTCGAGCCGACGTCGACTGTGTTGGGACAGAGCAATGTGTTTCGTCCGGACGCCGTCGAGGCGTCGTTGTCGCCTGAGCAGGCGGTCGGAAACGCTCCCGATGCGGAGGCGAGCTGTTTCCGGGTTCCGAAAATCATCCAAGAATCCTAA
- a CDS encoding aspartate 1-decarboxylase, whose product MFRQMLRAKIHRATVTEACLEYEGSLTVDEDLLDAAGILPYEAIVCSNLNNGERFMTYAMKGKRGKGEIVLNGPTARKAAVGDQIIIFCYEYYSDEEIKRHKPRIIQVDGKNRITRKGVKR is encoded by the coding sequence ATGTTTCGACAAATGTTGCGGGCAAAGATACATCGAGCGACGGTCACCGAGGCGTGTCTGGAATACGAGGGGAGCCTCACGGTGGATGAAGATCTGCTGGATGCGGCGGGGATTCTGCCGTACGAAGCGATCGTGTGCTCCAACCTCAACAACGGCGAGCGGTTCATGACCTACGCCATGAAGGGGAAGCGGGGGAAGGGCGAGATCGTGCTGAATGGACCGACTGCCCGGAAAGCCGCGGTGGGCGATCAGATCATTATCTTCTGCTACGAGTATTATAGCGACGAGGAGATCAAGCGGCATAAGCCGAGGATTATCCAGGTCGACGGGAAGAACCGGATCACCCGCAAGGGTGTCAAACGCTGA